TCCCGGCCTCGCTGATCAAACGGGAACGAGACTCCCCCGCGCCTGGCGGGCCCCGCCCGCAGGAGGATGAACGCCTGGCGAAGGCCATCTGCACAGCGCCCTGCtcggcctcagtttccccgtcGGTGAAATGGGGCGGACCCGGCCGCAGGAGGGAGTGAGTGCTGGGGGAGGCGTTCTCGGTTTGTGGCCgtttcctcagtttccccatctgtgaactGGGCCGCAGGAGGGAGTGAGCGCCGGGGGAGGCGTTCTCGGTTTGTGGCCGTTTTGATCCGTGAGTCGTGGCCCTATTTCGCGTGATTTTTCGGATCTGTGACGTGGAGCGTTCTGCCGACCTGACCTTGGCTACCCGGCGTCGGGGGCGGGTCCACACCCCTCCCGGATGGAAGCCCCTTCCTGGGCGGGCGCCCCCCGGACGCCCAGACGGGACCCCTCTCCCCGCCCCCAGCCGCAGCGCGGGGGAGAAATGCCCGACCCCTCCCGCCCCTCTAGGCCGCCCCAGGCCCGAAGCCTCGGCCCCCCCAACCCCCCCAAGGGGCGGGGGCGGGAGATGCTGCGCCGGCCCCACCCCCGCGCGCCGGGCCTCGGCGTTGCCATGGGGACCGCGCGGTTGCCACGGCGACCGCCTCCCGCGGGCCCCGCCATCCATCACCCGGGGCGGCGGCGCCCGGGCCTGGGGAGGGGCGAGGGGGGCGCATCCTGCGTGTTCTGGGAAGGGGCGAGGGGGGCGCCCGGGCCTGGGGAGGGGCGAGGGGGACGCATCCTGCGTGTTCTGGGAAGGGGCGAGGGGGGCGCCCGGGcccggggaggggggaggaacgAGGGAGGTGTCCGGGCCTGGGGAGGAGCCAGGGGAGCGCCTGGGCCTGGGGAAGGGCGAGGGGGGCGCATCCTGTGCCTCCTGGGGAGGGGCCTGCGCCCTGAGGCTGCTTCCCGCGCGTCCCCTGCCCGCCCGCCTGACATTCCCCGCCCTGGCCGGCCCGGCAGGGACAAGCTGCCCGAGGACAGACACTACCGCCTtgtctccagcctgggaggcggCCACACAGCCACACTCTGTCCCCGGGTCTGGTCCGAGCGGCCACCTGCTTGCCGGATGGGGACGGATGGGGACAGGCCCTGGGCAGGCGGCGTCCAGCCTGATCCTGGGACCCAGGGGTCCCGCCGTTTTGCagccctcctgccccagctctgcTCCCTCCGGGTTGGCCCCGAGCCCGCTTACAGCTGGAAACCAGGACTGTGGGGTGGCCCGGGGTTGGTCGGTTGTTCCAGTCTGTGCCCGTGCCCTCCCTGGACGTGGCTTACAGCCACGGGAAGAGGGTGCCGGGCAGGGGGAACCGTGTGTGAGAGGCCCTGGGGTAGAGGGGCTTGTGCACAGCCGGGGGGACCCTGCAGGAATAGACCGACCAAGGGGGAAGTGAAGGGGCCGACCTGGGGGTTCCTTCAAGGGCTGGTGGGAGCCAAGGAGCTTCTAGAGCAGGAGAGGGACAGGGTCTGActgattatcattattattttaagatagggtttcactctgatgaacaggctggagtgcactggcgtgatcttggttgactgcaacgtctgcctcctgggttcaaggaattctcctgcctcagcctcccgagtagctgagattacgagcacgcgcccccacccccagctaatttttgtatttttagtagagacagagttttgccatgttggccaggctggtctcgaactcctgacctcaagtgacccacccaccttggcctcccgaagtgctaggattacaggcatgagccaccgtacctggccttttcaaaaatttttaaaaatttttttgttttgttttttgagacggagtttctcttgtgttgcccaggctggagtgcaatggagtgatctcggctcaccgcaacctccgcctcccgggttcaagcgattctcctgccttggcctcctgagtagctgggattacaggtgcctgtcaccatgcccagctaattttgtatttttagtagagacggggtttctccgtgttggtcacgctggtctcgaactcccaacttcaggtgatccacccaccttgacctccccaagtgctcgattccaggtgtaagccaccatgcctggcccattttaaaaaatatttatttatttatttttattttattttatttattttttgagacggagtctcgctctgtcgcccgggctggagtgcagtggcacgatcctggctcatttcaagctccgcctcccgggttcacgccattctcctgcctcagcctcctgagtagatgggactacaggcgcctgccaccatgcccagctaattttttgtatttttagtagagacggggtttcaccatgttggccaggatggtctcgatctcctgacctcgtgatccacctgcctcagcctcccaaagtgctgggattacaggcgtgagccaccgcgcccagccttaaatttttatttttgagacaaggtcttgctctatcacccaggccagagacagtggcacaatcacggcttgACCCagcttcaatctcctgggctcaagtgaccctcctacctcagcctcccaagtagctgggaccacagggacacACCTggcatgcatttatttatttatgtggagacaggatcttgctacgttgtccaggctggtctcgaactcctgggctcaagcagtccactggccttggcctcccaaagtgctgggattacaggcttgaaccaccacacctggtctaggGTCTGATTCTCTTTTTGAGAAGCTGCCTCTGGCTGGCAGGTGGAGAGGGAGCTGTGAGGCGGCAGGGGGTTGTCAGGGAACACTGGATGCCTGGGCTAGGGTGGGGAATGTGGGGTGGGCAGGAAGCGAGGGCCCGGGCCTCAGGGGAACGCACAGTGGAGGGTTCACTGCCTGCTTCACCCGTTCATGTGGGACTGACCCAGAACTCCAGCTGATCTGGCCATTCAGGAAGGACCCCAAGCCAGAAAGCTGGATCAAGCCTTTCCTGAACCCCACCCAGTGGACGCAGCTGAACCCAGCCTCcctgaggagggagaaggggaagccAGAGAGGGCGCAGCTCATGCTCCTGGGCCCCTGGGAGGCACTGGGAAGGGTAGGTGTCACCTGCCAGGAAGGGAGGAGCCGGTGGGGTCGCCTCTGGGGCATGGGAGCCGGACAACTTCACAGGCCTCAGCAGGGCCAGGAAACCGAACCCGAGTGGGGTGGGCAGGCGGGGCGCCTCGGGCTCCAGGGAGGTCTTGACCTGGAGCAGCCTCCCGGGCCGGGGCTGGGTGGTGAGCTAGTGCTCTGTGCAGTTTCATTTTCTCTGCTGAACAGGGGGAGGGGACGGCAGCACAAGGGGGACGCCATAGGAGGCCTTGGAGCTGCAGGTATCTGTGCCTCCGTGTTTGTGCGGATGGGGAAACTGATGCCCAGAGAGGCATGGGGGCTCTTCggaggcagggctggctctgggccCTGACACCAGGCTGAGAGGGCTGTGGGTGGCGGCGGGCACAAAGGGCGGGCTGTAATTTCAGTCTCTGGGAAGATAAGACGGGGGACTGGGGGAACCTGTCTCCCACCCCCCCATCCCTGGTTCCCTCCAGTCCCTGCCCGTCAGCCCGGGCCTCCCGCTGTGGATGCTGCCCAGAGCCCTGGCATTGCTCGGGACATGGGGCTGATTCTCCAGAAATCCCCTACTTGGGTCTGGGACACCCACCGCCAACCCCTGCCGTCCTCTCCCTGCCCCACTGCACCAGCTCTGGAAGCCTGAGGGTCGCTGGCAGTCAAGGCTGAGCTCAGCCCCAGTCTAGGGCTTCGGTGCTGCTTGCGTTTTTGTTGTCGTCGTCGTTTTGCTTTCGGTGGAGTCTCgttttgttgccctggctggagtacagtggcgtgatctctgctcactgcagctgcctcctgggttcaatcaattctcctgccttagctcaagtagctgtttttttgttttttgagacggagtctcgctctgtcgcccaggctggagtgctgtggctggatctcggctcactgcaagctccgcctcccgggttcccgccattctcctgcctcagcctcccgagtagctgggactacaggcgcccgccacctcgcccggctaattttttgtatttttagtagagacggggtttcaccgtgttagccaggatggtctcgatctcctgacctcgtgatccgcctgcctcggcctcccaaagtgctgggattacaggcgtgagccaccgcgcccggccgagtagCTCGttttacaggtgcctgccatcacgcttggctaatttttatatttttggtagaggcagggtttcaccatgctggccaggctggtcttgaacttctgacctcaggtgatccacctgcctcggcctcctgaagtgctgggattacaggcgtgagccaccgcgcccggcctgctcttTGCAttttactaagcacctactacTTTCCGAGGAGCTTTCGAGGGAAGCTTTCCAAAACTACTTTTGGAGCTTTCCGAGGGCCCACAGAGCAGGGACGGGAGGGGTTGGGTGGCAAAGCTCCTCTTCTGGCAGGTGGGAGGGGAAGCGAGAAAGCAGGGGGGCAGGGTACCCTGAACTCGGGGTGTGGACCGCGGGCCGGCAGAGGGGTGAGGGGGGTTGTGCTTCAGGTTTTGGAGCTGCAGGGTGAGGTTCTGTGGGGAGGTCAGAGAACCACGGAATTCCTCGGTTCCTTCCGGGGCGAGTGAGCGTGTGGTGGGTGCCTGGTGGGGGTGGCCAGGGCTTCGGTTCCTGGATCTCCTTCCCACCCCGCAGAGGGCCCTGTATCTTTGAGGCGGGAAGCCCTGTCCCTTCAGGCGTATCCGGCAGCActggtattcattcattcatttcgtTCGTTcgtttgaggcggagtctcgctctgtcgcccaggctggagtgcagtggcgctatctcggctcacttcaacctccactccccgggttcaagcgattctcctgtctcggcctccgaatacctgggactacaggcgcccgccaccacgcctggctaatttttgtatttttagtagacacgggatttcaccatgttggcctggctggtctagaactcctgacctcaggtgatccgcccgcctcggcctcccgaagtgttgggattacaagtgttagccaccgtgcccagcaattcattcattcattttttgagacagagtctcgtgctgccgcccaggctggagtacagtggtggggtcacagctcactgccccctggacctcccaggctcaagcgatcctcccgccttagcctcccaagtagctgggactacaggcgcacaccgccacacctggataatttactttttttatttttggtagagatggggtcttaccagattgcctaggctggtcgcaaactcctgggctgcagaaatcctcccaccttggcctcccaaagtgctaaaattacaggcgtgagcagccgtggttctggttttgttttgatttgtgacagggtctaactctgttacccaggctggagtgcagtggcgtgatctcggctcactgcagcctcaacctcccaggttcaagcaattctcccacctcagcctcctgggtagctgggagcaattcttgtgcctcagcctccatgcccagctaattttagtatttcttggtagagacggagtttcaccatgttggccaggctggtcttgaactcctgacctcaagtgatttgcctgcctcagctgcTCCTGATATTTGTTAAGTGCCTACCGCATAACAGCCCTGGGAGGTGAGGCTACAGCAGCACTGGGTGGGCTCTTGTC
The sequence above is a segment of the Macaca nemestrina isolate mMacNem1 chromosome 20, mMacNem.hap1, whole genome shotgun sequence genome. Coding sequences within it:
- the LOC139360281 gene encoding protein SPT2 homolog, whose protein sequence is MDGGARGRRSPWQPRGPHGNAEARRAGVGPAQHLPPPPLGGVGGAEASGLGRPRGAGGVGHFSPALRLGAGRGVPSGRPGGARPGRGFHPGGVWTRPRRRVAKVRSAERSTSQIRKITRNRATTHGSKRPQTENASPGAHSLLRPSSQMGKLRKRPQTENASPSTHSLLRPGPPHFTDGETEAEQGAVQMAFARRSSSCGRGPPGAGESRSRLISEAGTRTPEQGLPGLPWAPGGKQRCSGKRNVAVHTLEHNSAVNRSEALTQATAQMHLEDVTLSERRQTHKAMQCVIPCLWNVQDLLIQRQEGDWLPGGRGREWEGTRNGDRACFGGDESVLKLR